From the Lathyrus oleraceus cultivar Zhongwan6 chromosome 4, CAAS_Psat_ZW6_1.0, whole genome shotgun sequence genome, one window contains:
- the LOC127076481 gene encoding uncharacterized protein LOC127076481 isoform X2 has translation MNSYNRLLLHRLAEIFGFAHESVGEGEDRHLILERCPDTSIPPILVSDILWQNDEPQSLISSHQILRRKEASPVLHKNTTSVQQTLEERKAAYLAARERIFSMSLEDAKEPDEQKPRSVPVVARRMIAHALGQRINTKNPSELVTKDRVLPDELNAQGKSDHTKDSEVSLLRRNSRTRNSSSSTSNATSPNKRNDQTPVNKNLLQLSQDGKQRQSVSKEHMKKEHLGAAKRMFAHALGVPSVKDGSVPRSGNGEKSKN, from the exons ATGAACTCTTACAACCGTCTTCTCTTACATCGCCTTGCTGAGATATTTGG GTTTGCACATGAATCTGTTGGTGAAGGAGAAGATCGCCATTTGATTCTGGAGAGATGTCCAGATACGTCCAT ACCTCCAATCCTCGTTAGTGATATCCTGTGGCAGAATGATGAACCTCAGTCTTTGATTTCATCGCACCAAATATTGAGAAGAAAAGAAGCCTCTCCTG TATTACATAAAAATACGACATCCGTTCAGCAGACACTGGAGGAAAGAAAAGCGGCTTATTTAGCTGCCCGTGAGCGGATTTTCTCTATGAGTTTGGAAGATGCAAAAGAGCCTGATGAACAAAAACCACGAAGTGTGCCCGTGGTTGCCCGTCGAATGATTGCGCATGCATTAGGTCAAAGAATCAATACAAAGAATCCGAGTGAGTTGGTTACAAAGGATAGAGTTCTCCCAGATGAATTAAATGCTCAAGGAAAGTCGGATCATACCAAAGATTCTGAAGTGTCTTTATTGAGAAGAAACAGCAGAACAAGAAACAGTAGCAGTTCTACTTCCAATGCAACCTCACCGAATAAAAGGAATGATCAAACACCAGTCAACAAGAATTTGCTGCAATTGTCTCAAGACGGGAAGCAACGGCAAAGTGTGAGCAAAGAGCACATGAAAAAAGAGCACTTAGGAGCTGCGAAGAGAATGTTCGCTCATGCTTTGGGAGTACCCTCTGTGAAGGATGGTTCTGTTCCTAGAAGTGGAAATGGAGAAAAAAGTAAGAATTAA
- the LOC127076482 gene encoding ABC transporter G family member 36, translating to MDSNLSRSISRSLSRSSWKMEEVFASGRYSRRTSQVDEDEEALKWAAIEKLPTYDRLRTSIMQTFTEEPHQGNRMQHKEVDVRKLDMNERQQIIDQIFKVAEEDNEKYLKKFRNRIEKVGIRLPTVEVRFKNLTVEADSYVGSRALPTLPNVALNIVESALGMFGISTAKRTKLTILKNASGIIKPSRMALLLGPPSSGKTTLLLALAGKLDAELRVKGEITYNGHKLNEFVPRKTSAYISQNDVHVGEMTVKETLDFSARCQGVGTRYDLLSELARREKEAGIFPEAELDLFMKATAVKGTESSLITDYTLKILGLDICKDTIVGDEMHRGVSGGQKKRVTTGEMIVGPTKTLFMDEISTGLDSSTTFQIVKCLQQIVHLSEGTILMSLLQPAPETFDLFDDIILISEGQVVYQGPRDHIVEFFESCGFRCPERKGTADFLQEVTSRKDQEQYWADKNRPYRYVSVTEFANKFKQFHVGIHLDQELSVSFDKSSAHKAALVYSKNSVPTMDILKACWDKEWLLIKRNSFVYIFKTAQICIIAIIAATVFLRTEMKRNNEDDAALYVGAILFSMIMNMFNGFAELALTIQRLPVFYKHRDHLFHPAWTYTLPNFLLRLPISLFESLAWMVVTYYTIGFAPEASRFFKQLLLVFLIQQMAAGMFRFIAGTCRTMIIANTGGALMLLVVFLLGGFIIPKREIPNWWMWANWVSPLSYAFHSLTVNEMYAPRWMHPGSSSDNTTTLGLAVMKNFDVYANPNWYWIGAGALAAFTVFYNVLFTLSLMYLTPLGKKQAILSEEDASEMENEGDVNEPRLVRPPSTRDPMHRSLSKADGNNSREVAMQRMSSQANPNGLRNAEGDAGNAPRRGMILPFQPLAMSFDSVNYFVDMPAEMKEQGVTEDRLQLLREVTGSFRPGVLTALMGVSGAGKTTLMDVLAGRKTGGYIEGDVRISGFPKNQETFARVSGYCEQTDIHSPQVTIRESLLYSAFLRLPKEVGDEEKIQFVEQVMDLVELQSLKDAIVGLPGVTGLSTEQRKRLTIAVELVANPSIIFMDEPTSGLDARAAAIVMRTVRNTVDTGRTVVCTIHQPSIDIFEAFDELILMKRGGQLIYGGPLGRNSHKIIEYFEEIQGVPKIKDMYNPATWMLEVSSIAAEVRLGMDFAEYYKSSALFQRSKALVKELSTPPPGTSDLFFPTKYSQSTFGQFKSCLWKQWLTYWRSPDYNLVRYFFTLACALMIGTVFWKVGKTRESSSDLTLVIGSMYAAVIFVGINNCQTVQPIVAVERTVFYRERAAGMYAPLPYALSQVFIEIPFVLFQTLYYSIIVYAMVSFEWKAEKFFWFVFVSFFSFLYFTYYGMMTVSITPNHQVASIFAAAFYGLFNLFSGFFIPRPKIPGWWVWYYWICPVAWTVYGLIVSQYRDIDDPIRVVGSLNRNFTVKEYIEDHYGFKPDFMGPVAGVLIAFPCFFAFIFAFCIKALNFQSR from the exons ATGGATAGTAATTTAAGTCGAAGTATAAGTCGGAGTTTGAGTAGATCAAGTTGGAAAATGGAAGAAGTGTTTGCTAGTGGAAGATATTCAAGAAGAACTTCCCaagttgatgaagatgaagaagcACTTAAATGGGCTGCAATTGAGAAATTACCAACCTATGATAGGTTAAGAACAAGTATTATGCAAACATTTACCGAAGAACCTCATCAAGGAAACAGGATGCAACATAAAGAAGTTGATGTTAGGAAGCTTGATATGAATGAAAGACAACAAATTATTGACCAAATTTTCAAGGTTGCTGAAGAAGATAATGAAAAGTACCTCAAGAAATTCAGAAACAGAATTGAAAA AGTTGGAATAAGACTTCCAACCGTTGAAGTAAGGTTTAAGAATTTAACAGTTGAAGCAGATTCCTATGTTGGAAGCAGAGCTTTACCAACATTACCAAATGTTGCATTAAACATTGTCGAATCTGCTCTTGGAATGTTTGGAATTAGTACTGCAAAAAGAACAAAGCTCACCATTCTCAAAAATGCTTCTGGCATTATTAAACCATCAAG GATGGCCCTTTTACTTGGTCCCCCTTCATCTGGTAAAACAACCCTATTGCTGGCATTGGCTGGAAAATTGGATGCTGAATTGAGG GTAAAAGGAGAAATTACTTACAATGGACACAAACTTAATGAATTTGTGCCAAGAAAAACTTCAGCATATATTAGTCAAAATGATGTTCATGTTGGAGAAATGACTGTTAAAGAAACATTGGATTTCTCAGCTAGATGTCAAGGAGTTGGAACTAGATATG ATCTATTAAGTGAGCTTGCCAGAAGGGAAAAGGAAGCTGGTATATTTCCTGAAGCAGAACTTGACCTTTTCATGAAG GCTACTGCAGTGAAAGGAACAGAAAGTAGTCTCATTACTGATTATACTTTAAAA ATTTTAGGGCTTGATATTTGTAAGGACACCATAGTGGGAGATGAGATGCATAGAGGTGTATCTGGTGGCCAAAAGAAACGTGTCACTACAG GTGAAATGATTGTTGGGCCCACAAAAACACTATTCATGGATGAAATATCAACTGGTCTAGATAGTTCAACAACATTTCAAATTGTGAAATGTTTGCAACAAATTGTTCACCTAAGTGAAGGGACAATCTTAATGTCACTTCTCCAACCGGCTCCTGAGACGTTCGATCTTTTCGATGACATTATTCTTATATCCGAGGGTCAAGTTGTGTACCAAGGTCCACGTGATCACATTGTCGAATTCTTTGAATCGTGCGGCTTTCGTTGCCCCGAAAGAAAAGGAACCGCCGATTTCTTGCAAGAG GTTACGTCAAGAAAAGACCAAGAACAATATTGGGCAGACAAAAACAGACCATACAGATATGTTTCTGTGACAGAATTTGCAAACAAATTCAAACAATTCCATGTCGGAATCCATCTCGATCAAGAATTATCCGTTTCGTTCGACAAATCAAGTGCACACAAAGCAGCTCTTGTTTACAGCAAAAACTCAGTTCCAACAATGGACATTCTTAAAGCATGTTGGGACAAAGAATGGCTTCTCATCAAAAGAAACTCATTCGTCTACATATTCAAAACCGCACAGATTTGCATCATTGCAATCATAGCTGCTACTGTTTTCTTGAGAACTGAAATGAAGAGGAATAATGAAGATGATGCTGCACTTTACGTTGGTGCAATTTTGTTCTCCATGATTATGAACATGTTCAATGGTTTCGCCGAACTTGCTCTTACGATTCAAAGACTTCCCGTGTTTTATAAACATAGGGATCATCTTTTCCATCCTGCTTGGACTTACACGCTCCCGAATTTTCTGTTGCGTCTTCCAATTTCGTTGTTTGAGTCTCTTGCTTGGATGGTTGTTACCTATTACACCATTGGATTCGCTCCTGAAGCCAGCAG GTTCTTTAAGCAATTGTTGTTGGTGTTCCTTATTCAACAAATGGCAGCTGGAATGTTTCGATTCATTGCTGGAACATGTAGGACGATGATTATTGCAAACACGGGTGGAGCTCTCATGCTTCTCGTTGTTTTTCTACTTGGTGGTTTCATCATTCCGAAAC GTGAAATTCCTAACTGGTGGATGTGGGCTAATTGGGTTTCACCATTGTCATATGCTTTCCATTCTTTGACTGTCAATGAAATGTATGCTCCAAGGTGGATGCATCCAGGG AGTTCTTCAGATAATACTACAACCTTGGGTTTAGCTGTGATGAAGAACTTTGATGTTTATGCCAACCCAAATTGGTATTGGATAGGTGCTGGAGCTCTTGCGGCTTTCACGGTTTTTTACAATGTTCTCTTCACCCTTTCGCTTATGTATCTAACTCCTCTCGGAAAGAAACAAGCGATTCTATCTGAGGAAGACGCGAGTGAAATGGAGAATGAAGGTGATGTAAATGAACCGAGACTCGTGAGGCCGCCTTCCACCCGAGATCCAATGCATCGATCATTGTCTAAAGCTGATGGAAATAATTCAA GAGAAGTAGCGATGCAAAGAATGAGTAGTCAAGCTAATCCAAATGGATTAAGAAATGCCGAGGGAGACGCTGGAAATGCGCCGAGAAGAGGAATGATTCTACCTTTTCAACCACTTGCGATGTCCTTTGACAGTGTTAACTACTTTGTAGACATGCCTGCA GAAATGAAAGAGCAAGGAGTGACAGAAGATCGGTTACAATTGCTTAGAGAAGTAACCGGTTCTTTTAGGCCCGGAGTTCTAACTGCGCTAATGGGAGTTAGTGGAGCGGGAAAGACAACTTTAATGGATGTTTTAGCTGGAAGAAAAACCGGTGGCTACATCGAAGGAGACGTTAGAATCTCCGGATTCCCTAAGAACCAAGAAACCTTTGCAAGAGTTTCTGGTTACTGTGAACAAACTGATATTCATTCCCCTCAAGTTACGATCAGAGAATCTTTGCTTTACTCGGCTTTCCTTCGGTTACCTAAAGAAGTTGGTGATGAAGAAAAAATA CAATTTGTGGAGCAAGTGATGGATTTGGTAGAGCTGCAAAGTCTCAAGGATGCTATTGTGGGGCTACCAGGAGTTACAGGGTTGTCAACTGAACAAAGAAAGAGGCTAACGATCGCGGTCGAGCTTGTTGCTAATCCTTCGATTATATTCATGGACGAACCAACTTCAGGTCTAGATGCAAGAGCAGCAGCTATTGTTATGAGGACTGTAAGAAACACGGTCGATACTGGAAGAACAGTTGTTTGCACAATTCACCAACCTAGCATTGATATCTTTGAAGCCTTTGATGAG CTCATATTGATGAAAAGAGGAGGGCAACTGATCTATGGAGGACCTTTAGGTCGGAATTCACACAAGATTATCGAATACTTCGAG GAAATCCAAGGTGTCCCGAAAATCAAGGACATGTATAATCCTGCAACATGGATGCTCGAAGTTAGCTCTATAGCAGCCGAAGTCCGGCTTGGAATGGACTTTGCCGAATATTACAAATCATCAGCTTTGTTTCA GAGAAGCAAGGCTCTTGTTAAGGAACTAAGTACACCCCCACCAGGAACAAGTGATTTGTTCTTCCCTACTAAGTATTCCCAATCAACCTTTGGACAATTCAAATCTTGTCTTTGGAAGCAGTGGTTGACATATTGGAGAAGTCCAGATTACAATCTAGTCAGATATTTTTTCACCTTGGCTTGTGCACTCATGATTGGGACAGTATTTTGGAAAGTCGGTAAAACCAG GGAGAGTTCGAGTGACCTAACACTGGTTATAGGATCGATGTACGCTGCAGTTATTTTTGTTGGAATTAACAACTGTCAAACAGTTCAACCAATCGTAGCCGTTGAAAGAACAGTGTTCTATAGAGAAAGAGCTGCTGGAATGTATGCTCCTTTGCCTTATGCCCTATCACAG GTTTTCATAGAAATACCATTTGTGCTATTTCAAACGCTATATTACTCCATCATAGTGTATGCTATGGTGAGTTTTGAATGGAAAGCCGAAAAGTTCTTCTGGTTCGTCTTCGTCAGCTTCTTCTCCTTCTTGTACTTCACGTACTACGGAATGATGACGGTTTCCATTACACCAAACCATCAAGTTGCATCAATCTTCGCAGCCGCATTCTACGGACTCTTTAATCTCTTCTCTGGTTTCTTCATCCCAAGACCA AAAATTCCAGGATGGTGGGTATGGTACTACTGGATTTGTCCAGTGGCATGGACAGTGTATGGATTAATTGTATCTCAATATAGAGACATAGACGATCCTATTCGCGTGGTTGGATCTCTTAATCGAAATTTCACTGTCAAGGAATATATTGAAGACCATTACGGATTCAAACCTGATTTCATGGGTCCGGTTGCTGGAGTTTTGATTGCTTTCCCTTGTTTCTTTGCCTTTATATTTGCCTTCTGCATCAAGGCACTCAACTTTCAATCAAGATAA